The Deinococcus sonorensis KR-87 genome includes a window with the following:
- a CDS encoding cyclase family protein, with translation MQPIDISRVLNAGHPNWPGDVSFVVEPALRIRQGDSVNTGVLRTSTHTGTHVDAPWHYDDAGETLEQVPLDVYIGPALVLDVRGHSPVPASVLDGLEQVPERLLLYTGQPERWTQFPEDFAALSPEFVRAAAQRGVRLVGTDSPSVDPLTSKTLDAHHTFAELGVYILEGLNLSAAAPGHYTLVCLPLPLGGVDGAPARAVLMDARP, from the coding sequence ATGCAACCGATCGACATCTCGCGCGTGCTGAACGCCGGGCATCCCAACTGGCCCGGCGACGTCAGCTTCGTGGTGGAACCGGCCCTGCGCATCCGTCAGGGCGACTCGGTCAACACCGGGGTGCTGCGCACCTCCACCCACACCGGCACCCACGTGGACGCCCCCTGGCACTACGACGACGCGGGGGAGACGCTGGAGCAGGTGCCGCTGGACGTGTACATCGGTCCGGCGCTGGTGCTGGACGTGCGCGGCCATAGCCCGGTCCCGGCCTCGGTGCTGGACGGGCTGGAGCAGGTGCCGGAGCGGCTGCTGCTGTACACCGGACAGCCGGAACGCTGGACCCAGTTCCCCGAGGACTTCGCTGCTCTCTCGCCCGAGTTCGTGCGGGCGGCGGCTCAGCGCGGGGTGCGGCTGGTCGGCACCGATTCGCCCAGCGTGGACCCGCTGACCAGCAAGACCCTGGATGCCCACCACACCTTCGCGGAACTTGGCGTGTACATCCTGGAGGGCCTGAACCTCTCGGCGGCGGCGCCGGGCCACTACACTCTGGTGTGCCTGCCGCTGCCGCTGGGCGGGGTGGACGGAGCGCCGGCCCGCGCCGTGCTGATGGACGCCCGGCCGTGA
- a CDS encoding response regulator, producing the protein MNPGAGPIRVLLVEDDLWVARVNRELVDAWPGAEVVGTASTLAEGERLLATLKPELLLLDVYLPDGSGLSLLQAVRASGQALEVILLTAADDVVTVQQALALGASDYVIKPFERERLYAALQRVQLRRRPLPAHLTQRHLDRFLGLDTVQNLPKGIDAETLQRVQGLLAAQGRSLSAEEVGAQVGISRVTAWRYLEYLVQAGQAVLDFTYGQPGRPTKLYRSARQADGPEPT; encoded by the coding sequence GTGAACCCCGGGGCCGGGCCGATCCGGGTGCTGCTGGTCGAGGATGACCTGTGGGTGGCGCGGGTCAACCGCGAGCTGGTGGACGCCTGGCCGGGCGCCGAGGTGGTGGGCACCGCGTCCACGCTGGCCGAGGGGGAGCGGCTGCTGGCCACGCTGAAACCGGAGCTGCTGCTGCTGGACGTGTACCTGCCGGACGGCAGCGGCCTGTCGCTGTTGCAGGCGGTCCGGGCGTCCGGGCAGGCCCTGGAGGTCATTCTGCTGACGGCGGCCGACGACGTGGTCACGGTGCAGCAGGCGCTCGCACTGGGGGCCAGCGACTACGTGATCAAGCCGTTCGAGCGCGAGCGGCTGTACGCCGCGCTGCAGCGGGTGCAGCTGCGCCGCCGGCCCCTGCCGGCCCACCTGACCCAGCGGCACCTGGACCGCTTTCTGGGCCTGGATACGGTGCAGAACCTCCCCAAAGGCATCGACGCCGAGACGCTGCAGCGGGTGCAGGGCCTGCTGGCGGCTCAGGGGCGCAGCCTGAGCGCCGAGGAGGTCGGGGCGCAGGTGGGCATCAGCCGGGTGACGGCCTGGCGGTACCTGGAGTATCTGGTCCAGGCGGGCCAGGCGGTGCTGGATTTCACCTACGGTCAGCCGGGCCGGCCCACCAAGCTGTACCGGTCGGCAAGGCAGGCGGACGGGCCGGAGCCGACCTGA
- a CDS encoding sensor histidine kinase, protein MRRPPYSLRPGIVGRLVVLHLLVLVSLTLLLGGIEVLFLQRSVRDELGQRALGTSRLVASMTEVVQAATRGQPDPAFNRTINRLRQNVGADYIVVGNVQGVRLAHPNAQAIGRPMEGGDNAGPLAGREIVSTARGSLGLAVRGKVPVRAANGRVVGVVSTGYLMPRIDRLAAQVARAVLPWFLLALLLGTVGAVVIARRLKREILNLEPEQIAALVQQHEGVLSALREAVIAVDRRGQLTLGNPRALAALDLSESQVPMPLAISWPELHAALGALPPGSAPVRDLDVRLRGAPVLVNVERLAGGGLVASFRDRAELMRLAEELTHVRGFVDVLRAQTHEHQNRLHTLSGLLQLGRPQDALQLIRQEVQRDADLRGLLRDVAVPRLAALLIGKRERAAELGLGFHLEPGANLGAHWDSSSETLVTGAGNLIENAFEALRGQGQGTVTVSIGEDPEGVQLEVMDDGPGVPPELTQRILERGFSTRGEGRGYGLALVLARVQASGGQLRHFRRGQQTVFQLSLPLQERR, encoded by the coding sequence ATGCGCCGCCCTCCCTACTCCCTGCGCCCCGGCATTGTGGGGCGGCTGGTGGTGCTGCACCTGCTGGTGCTGGTGTCGCTCACGCTGCTGCTGGGCGGCATCGAGGTGTTGTTCTTGCAGCGCAGCGTGCGCGACGAGCTGGGCCAGCGCGCGCTCGGCACCTCCCGGCTGGTGGCGTCCATGACGGAGGTGGTGCAGGCGGCCACGCGCGGGCAGCCGGACCCGGCCTTCAACCGCACCATCAACCGCCTGCGCCAGAACGTCGGCGCCGACTACATCGTGGTGGGCAACGTGCAGGGCGTGCGGCTGGCGCACCCCAATGCCCAGGCGATCGGCCGGCCGATGGAGGGCGGCGACAACGCCGGGCCGCTGGCAGGCCGCGAGATCGTCAGCACCGCGCGCGGCTCGCTGGGGCTGGCGGTGCGCGGCAAGGTGCCGGTGCGGGCGGCCAACGGGCGGGTGGTGGGGGTGGTCAGCACCGGGTACCTGATGCCGCGCATCGACCGGCTGGCGGCGCAGGTGGCCCGGGCGGTGCTGCCGTGGTTCCTGCTGGCGCTGCTGCTGGGGACGGTCGGCGCGGTGGTGATCGCCCGGCGCCTGAAACGCGAGATCCTGAACCTGGAGCCGGAACAGATCGCGGCGCTGGTACAGCAGCACGAGGGCGTGCTGTCGGCGCTGCGCGAGGCGGTGATCGCGGTGGACCGGCGCGGCCAGCTCACCCTGGGCAACCCGCGCGCGCTGGCCGCGCTGGACCTCAGCGAGTCGCAGGTGCCAATGCCGCTGGCCATCAGCTGGCCGGAGCTGCACGCAGCGCTGGGGGCGCTGCCGCCGGGCAGCGCGCCGGTCCGCGACCTGGACGTGCGGCTGCGCGGCGCCCCGGTGCTGGTGAATGTGGAGCGGCTGGCCGGGGGCGGGCTGGTGGCCAGCTTCCGCGACCGGGCCGAGCTGATGCGGCTGGCCGAGGAGCTGACCCACGTGCGCGGCTTCGTGGACGTGCTGCGCGCCCAGACCCACGAACATCAGAACCGGCTGCACACGCTCAGCGGGCTATTGCAGCTGGGCCGACCTCAGGACGCGCTGCAGCTGATCCGCCAGGAGGTGCAGCGCGACGCGGACCTGCGCGGCCTGCTGCGCGACGTGGCGGTGCCACGGCTGGCGGCCCTGTTGATCGGCAAGCGCGAACGCGCCGCCGAACTGGGCCTGGGCTTTCATCTGGAGCCGGGCGCCAACCTGGGTGCCCACTGGGACAGCAGCAGCGAGACGCTGGTGACGGGCGCCGGCAACCTGATCGAGAACGCCTTCGAGGCGCTGCGCGGGCAGGGGCAGGGCACCGTCACCGTCTCGATCGGGGAGGACCCGGAGGGCGTGCAGCTGGAAGTGATGGACGACGGGCCGGGGGTGCCGCCGGAGCTGACGCAGCGCATCCTGGAGCGCGGCTTCAGCACCCGGGGCGAGGGGCGCGGCTACGGGCTGGCGCTGGTGCTGGCGCGGGTGCAGGCGAGTGGCGGGCAGCTGCGGCACTTCCGGCGCGGACAGCAGACGGTGTTCCAGCTGAGCCTGCCGCTGCAGGAGCGCCGGTGA
- a CDS encoding ABC transporter ATP-binding protein translates to MTLTASAQTPSMPVARPVALEIQNLGKRLGGNTILDGLNLQVHEGEIVALLGPSGSGKTTLLRCISGLEAPDAGTLTIAGREMYNAGRRLNVPPEGRNLGLVFQSYALWPHRTVAQNVAFGLEQRRVPKAELTERVQAVLDQLGLGALAGRYPGQLSGGQQQRVSLARAFVTEPSVLLLDEPLSNLDAKLREHARVWLREALNASGKTAIFVTHDQSEAMAVADRVAILRGGRLTQYDAPEQVYAHPNSLFVADFIGNPNILEASNPRPDGHLTRVDVYGTSLVGVGVPDPELNGQTRVVLRQEALLPGAPGQPNTLSARRVSSVFLGPVWEHWVEIHGQRLRFHTPGRLTDEQVHIHIPANQLLIFY, encoded by the coding sequence ATGACCCTGACTGCTTCTGCCCAGACGCCCAGCATGCCCGTGGCCCGGCCGGTGGCCCTCGAAATTCAGAACCTGGGCAAGCGCCTGGGCGGCAACACCATCCTGGACGGCCTCAACCTGCAGGTGCACGAGGGCGAGATCGTGGCGCTGCTGGGCCCCAGCGGCAGCGGCAAGACCACCCTGCTGCGCTGCATCAGCGGCCTGGAGGCGCCGGACGCCGGCACGCTGACCATCGCCGGGCGCGAGATGTACAACGCCGGGCGCCGGCTGAACGTGCCGCCGGAGGGGCGCAACCTGGGGCTGGTGTTCCAGAGCTACGCGCTGTGGCCGCACCGCACCGTGGCCCAGAACGTGGCCTTCGGGCTGGAGCAGCGCCGCGTGCCGAAGGCCGAGCTGACCGAGCGGGTGCAGGCGGTGCTGGACCAGCTGGGGCTGGGCGCCCTGGCCGGCCGTTATCCGGGCCAGCTGTCCGGCGGGCAGCAGCAGCGGGTATCGCTGGCCCGCGCCTTCGTGACCGAGCCGAGCGTGCTGCTGCTGGACGAGCCGCTCAGCAACCTGGACGCCAAGCTGCGCGAGCACGCCCGGGTGTGGCTGCGCGAGGCGCTGAACGCCAGCGGCAAGACCGCCATCTTCGTGACGCATGACCAGTCCGAGGCGATGGCGGTGGCGGACCGGGTGGCGATCCTGCGCGGCGGCCGGCTGACCCAGTACGACGCGCCGGAGCAGGTCTACGCGCACCCGAACTCGCTGTTCGTGGCCGACTTCATCGGCAACCCCAACATCCTGGAGGCCAGCAACCCGCGCCCCGACGGCCACCTGACCCGGGTGGACGTGTACGGCACCTCGCTGGTGGGGGTGGGCGTCCCGGACCCGGAACTGAATGGACAGACGCGGGTGGTGCTGCGGCAGGAGGCGCTGCTGCCGGGGGCACCGGGCCAGCCGAACACCCTCTCGGCCCGGCGGGTGAGCAGCGTGTTCCTGGGGCCGGTCTGGGAGCACTGGGTGGAGATTCACGGCCAGCGGCTGCGCTTCCACACCCCGGGCCGCCTCACGGACGAGCAGGTGCACATCCACATCCCGGCCAACCAGCTGCTGATCTTCTACTGA
- a CDS encoding ABC transporter permease has product MTAAPTPSGRERAQLPVRTVKVPGGGWWLLLAAVSLAVLSPLLLLAYQSLLSNPFFAPVKTAGLQAYQQVLTDAAFWRAFGNSAVLAAAMIFIAVPLGALLAFLVTKTDLPMGRAFEVLLLTPIFVSPIVLGVGFIVALGPSGFLSAWYMQTFGVTGVPWTIYTLPAIALIAGLTHVPYVYLYVSTTMKNLDASLEEAARLSGANVWTVMMRVTLPLVRPALVYSAMLMLLLGFEIFGLPLVLGDARGVDVITTYLYRLTAITGVPAYGPMAVVAVTLILLALIIVFMQRSLSRTRGSYASLGSKGYRSERLRLGAWRWPLTVLTVLYLLFAVVVPMSGVLLRSLVSSWGPGVNLLHALSLQNYLSVFHTPDLSRAILNTVVLACVGGALAVAVYLLVALAIQRAPRGVSRTLDYVAGLPRAVPGLIMGLAMLWLFLFVPFLKPMRPTLLSIAIAYTVVWMPYGVRLLNATLSQVSRDLEEAARIGGANATQAFLRATLPVLRPGLVAAWLLIFMQFVREYSTGVYLLTPGTEVLGAQIVQLWGTGAVDAIAALSSVQILIIVVVYALATRIGVRPG; this is encoded by the coding sequence ATGACCGCCGCGCCGACCCCCAGCGGGCGCGAGCGTGCCCAGCTCCCCGTCCGCACCGTGAAGGTGCCGGGCGGGGGCTGGTGGCTGCTGCTCGCCGCCGTGAGCCTCGCAGTGCTGTCGCCGCTGCTGCTGCTCGCCTACCAGAGCCTGCTCTCCAACCCCTTCTTCGCGCCGGTCAAGACTGCCGGCCTCCAGGCGTACCAGCAGGTGCTGACCGACGCCGCCTTCTGGCGGGCCTTCGGCAACAGCGCGGTGCTGGCCGCCGCCATGATCTTCATTGCGGTGCCGCTCGGGGCGCTGCTGGCCTTTCTGGTCACCAAGACCGACCTGCCGATGGGCCGGGCCTTCGAGGTGCTGCTGCTGACCCCCATCTTCGTATCGCCGATCGTGCTGGGCGTGGGCTTCATCGTAGCGCTGGGACCGAGCGGCTTCCTGAGCGCGTGGTACATGCAGACCTTCGGCGTGACCGGGGTGCCGTGGACCATTTACACGCTGCCGGCCATCGCCCTGATCGCGGGCCTTACTCACGTGCCGTACGTGTACCTGTACGTCAGCACCACCATGAAGAACCTGGACGCCAGCCTGGAGGAGGCGGCCCGGCTGAGCGGTGCGAACGTCTGGACCGTGATGATGCGCGTCACGCTGCCGCTGGTGCGCCCGGCCCTGGTGTACAGCGCCATGCTGATGCTGCTGCTCGGCTTCGAGATCTTCGGGCTGCCGCTGGTGCTGGGTGACGCGCGCGGCGTGGACGTGATCACCACCTACCTGTACCGCCTGACCGCCATCACCGGCGTGCCGGCCTATGGCCCGATGGCGGTGGTGGCCGTCACGCTGATCCTGCTGGCGCTGATCATCGTGTTTATGCAGCGCAGCCTGTCGCGCACCCGCGGCAGCTACGCCTCGCTCGGCAGCAAGGGCTACCGCAGCGAGCGGCTGCGGCTGGGCGCATGGCGCTGGCCGCTGACCGTGCTGACCGTGCTGTACCTGCTGTTCGCGGTGGTGGTGCCGATGAGCGGCGTGCTGCTGCGCAGCCTGGTGAGCAGCTGGGGACCCGGCGTGAACCTGCTGCATGCCCTGAGCCTGCAGAATTACCTCTCCGTCTTCCACACGCCGGACCTGAGCCGCGCCATCCTGAACACCGTGGTGCTGGCCTGCGTGGGCGGCGCGCTGGCCGTGGCGGTGTATCTGCTGGTGGCGCTGGCCATCCAGCGGGCGCCGCGCGGGGTGAGCCGCACCCTGGACTACGTGGCGGGCCTGCCGCGCGCCGTGCCGGGGCTGATCATGGGCCTGGCGATGCTGTGGCTGTTCCTGTTCGTGCCGTTCCTGAAGCCCATGCGCCCCACCCTGCTGAGCATCGCCATCGCGTACACGGTGGTGTGGATGCCGTACGGCGTGCGGCTGCTGAACGCCACCCTCTCGCAGGTGAGCCGTGACCTGGAGGAGGCCGCCCGCATCGGCGGCGCCAACGCCACCCAGGCGTTCCTGCGCGCCACCCTGCCGGTGCTGCGCCCGGGGCTGGTGGCCGCGTGGCTGCTGATCTTCATGCAGTTCGTGCGCGAGTACTCCACCGGCGTGTACCTGCTGACGCCCGGCACCGAGGTGCTGGGTGCCCAGATCGTGCAGCTGTGGGGCACCGGCGCGGTGGACGCCATCGCCGCGCTGTCCAGCGTCCAGATTCTGATCATCGTGGTGGTCTATGCCCTGGCCACCCGCATCGGTGTGCGGCCCGGCTGA
- a CDS encoding ABC transporter substrate-binding protein: MRSLPVRQVLMTLSLALPALASAQTVPGGYPASYASIIDAAKKEKKLTIYSSTDQASAQFLVDDFKKLYPFVNVEYQDIGTSQLYSRYISEAAAGSPSADLLWSSAMDLQVSLASQGYALTYASPELKNFGPESNYQNQAYGTTLEPVALIYNKRLVKASDLPATHAAFATLLNSGKLTGKLATWDPEKSGVGFTLTEYDNQVTKNFAGVMAGLGKSQAGLYSSTGAMIEKVVSGEALYGYNIIGSYALLRQQKVPDLGMRFWKDGTVAFQRVAFISKTASSPNSAKLFLDYLLSRRGQLVMANQSLIYALRGDVAGKATRVTLTSAVGGAANLKVIPVSKALLSNLDQGTRATFLNSWRKAVKGN; the protein is encoded by the coding sequence ATGCGTTCACTGCCCGTCCGACAGGTCCTGATGACCCTCAGCCTCGCCCTGCCCGCCCTTGCCAGCGCCCAGACGGTGCCGGGCGGCTACCCGGCCAGCTACGCCAGCATCATTGACGCCGCCAAGAAGGAAAAGAAGCTGACCATCTACTCGTCCACCGACCAGGCGAGCGCTCAGTTCCTGGTGGACGACTTCAAGAAGCTCTACCCCTTCGTCAACGTGGAGTACCAGGACATCGGCACGTCGCAGCTGTACAGCCGCTACATCAGCGAGGCGGCAGCCGGGTCGCCCAGCGCCGACCTGCTGTGGAGCAGCGCCATGGACCTGCAGGTCAGCCTGGCCAGCCAGGGCTACGCGCTGACCTATGCCAGCCCGGAACTCAAGAACTTCGGGCCGGAGAGCAACTACCAGAATCAGGCGTACGGCACCACCCTGGAGCCGGTCGCGCTGATCTACAACAAGCGGCTGGTCAAGGCCAGCGACCTGCCGGCCACCCACGCGGCCTTCGCCACGCTGCTGAACAGCGGCAAGCTGACCGGCAAGCTGGCCACCTGGGACCCGGAGAAGAGCGGCGTGGGCTTCACGCTCACCGAGTACGACAACCAGGTCACCAAGAACTTCGCGGGCGTGATGGCCGGGCTGGGCAAGAGCCAGGCGGGCCTGTACAGCAGTACCGGCGCCATGATCGAGAAGGTGGTGAGCGGTGAGGCCCTGTACGGCTACAACATCATCGGCAGCTACGCGCTGCTGCGCCAGCAGAAGGTGCCGGACCTGGGCATGCGCTTCTGGAAGGACGGCACCGTGGCCTTCCAGCGGGTCGCGTTCATCAGCAAGACGGCTTCCAGCCCCAACTCGGCCAAGCTGTTCCTGGACTACCTGCTGTCGCGCCGCGGCCAGCTGGTGATGGCCAACCAGTCGCTGATCTACGCGCTGCGCGGCGACGTGGCCGGCAAGGCCACCCGCGTCACGCTGACGAGCGCGGTGGGCGGGGCGGCCAACCTGAAGGTGATTCCGGTGAGCAAGGCGCTGCTGAGCAACCTGGACCAGGGCACCCGCGCCACCTTCCTGAACAGCTGGCGCAAGGCTGTGAAGGGCAACTAG
- a CDS encoding vWA domain-containing protein encodes MPSSSGSLSASLTAFTRRLRQAGLTVGPAETADALQAMGLLTLLDPLTQRDALRMILTARHSERATFDALFDQHFLQHDIEEVPGASPPAASSPDAAPDTPPEDADGLETPQLHPLGETAGDDEQDAGDTARSLRSQLSPHAGQGEAPQAHADDLTPLLHAASALVRQVRLGHARRWKAMPRGPRFDFRRTLHAALRTSGDPAQVRYQGHPRRRPRFLLVLDGSRSMAAHTGLLLRYAAALQLRSQQVELYTFSTGLTRLTPQLRLATRTHGRRLELQLPPLGDAWGGGTRIGESLLRLAHDEQARLSPDTLVLILSDGLDTGEPEVLARALRELRRRSGLLVWLNPLAGLPGYQPLARGMAAALPLVDVFAAADGVPALAALPGQLRRLSRG; translated from the coding sequence ATGCCCTCTTCCAGCGGCTCCCTGAGCGCCAGCCTCACCGCCTTCACCCGGCGGCTGCGGCAGGCCGGGCTGACGGTCGGGCCGGCCGAGACCGCCGACGCGCTGCAGGCGATGGGGCTGCTCACGCTGCTGGACCCGCTCACCCAGCGCGACGCCCTGCGGATGATCCTGACGGCCCGCCACAGCGAGCGCGCCACCTTCGACGCGCTCTTTGACCAGCATTTCCTGCAGCACGACATCGAGGAGGTGCCGGGCGCCTCCCCCCCGGCCGCCTCCTCGCCCGACGCGGCGCCGGACACACCGCCCGAGGACGCCGACGGCCTGGAGACCCCCCAGCTGCACCCGCTGGGTGAAACAGCCGGAGACGACGAGCAGGACGCCGGGGACACGGCCCGCAGCCTACGCTCGCAGCTGAGCCCGCACGCCGGGCAGGGGGAGGCGCCGCAGGCCCACGCCGACGACCTGACCCCGCTGCTGCACGCCGCCAGCGCCCTGGTGCGGCAGGTGCGGCTGGGGCACGCCCGACGCTGGAAGGCCATGCCGCGCGGCCCCCGCTTCGACTTCCGGCGCACCCTGCACGCAGCGCTGCGCACCAGCGGCGACCCGGCACAGGTGCGCTACCAGGGTCACCCCCGGCGCCGGCCGCGCTTCCTGCTGGTGCTGGACGGCAGCCGCAGCATGGCGGCCCACACCGGCCTGCTGCTGCGCTACGCCGCCGCGCTGCAGCTGCGGAGCCAGCAGGTGGAGCTGTACACCTTCAGCACTGGCCTGACCCGCCTGACCCCGCAGCTGCGGCTGGCCACCCGCACCCACGGCCGGCGGCTGGAGCTGCAGCTGCCGCCGCTGGGCGACGCCTGGGGCGGCGGCACCCGCATCGGGGAGAGCCTGCTGCGGCTGGCGCACGACGAACAGGCCCGCCTGAGCCCCGACACGCTGGTGCTGATCCTGAGTGACGGCCTGGACACCGGCGAGCCGGAGGTGCTGGCCCGCGCCCTGCGTGAGTTGCGGCGGCGCAGCGGCCTGCTGGTGTGGCTCAACCCGCTGGCGGGCCTGCCCGGCTACCAGCCGTTGGCGCGCGGCATGGCGGCGGCGCTGCCGCTGGTGGACGTGTTCGCGGCGGCCGATGGGGTGCCGGCCCTGGCGGCACTGCCGGGGCAGCTGCGGCGGCTCAGCCGGGGGTAG
- a CDS encoding carbohydrate kinase family protein, with amino-acid sequence MPAPSSPALVIGGINADLKSQTLAPPQLHTSNPAHSRMTPGGVARNVAENLARLAVAVRLLGAVGRDPLGDAVLQQTGAAGVDVSGVLRLSGPTGTYTAVLDHHGELLIGLAAMQLTDQLTPERVGSWRSQVAGAALLVLDANLPSATLLLLLDAARQAGVPALLDPVSAPKAAPLRGQLSGLYLITPDRAELEALTGEPDPDRAARQLLEQGVQHVLLTQGRAGSRLYVHGQPAPLQTGAPEARVRDVTGAGDALLAGLCAGLLRGLALPDALHLGHRCAARTVESEYTVRPDLGSVVR; translated from the coding sequence GTGCCCGCTCCCTCCTCCCCCGCGCTGGTGATCGGCGGCATCAACGCCGACCTCAAGAGTCAGACGCTGGCCCCGCCGCAGCTGCACACCAGCAACCCGGCCCACAGCCGCATGACGCCCGGCGGCGTGGCCCGCAACGTCGCTGAGAACCTGGCGCGGCTGGCCGTGGCCGTGCGGCTGCTGGGCGCGGTGGGCCGCGACCCGCTGGGCGACGCGGTGCTGCAGCAGACCGGGGCGGCCGGGGTGGACGTGAGCGGCGTGCTGCGCCTCTCCGGCCCGACCGGTACCTACACGGCGGTGCTGGACCACCACGGCGAGCTGCTGATCGGGCTGGCGGCCATGCAACTCACCGATCAGCTTACGCCAGAGCGGGTGGGGTCGTGGCGCAGTCAGGTGGCCGGGGCCGCCCTGCTGGTGCTGGACGCCAACCTGCCCTCCGCCACGCTGCTGCTGCTGCTGGACGCGGCGCGGCAGGCGGGCGTGCCGGCGCTCCTGGACCCGGTGAGTGCGCCCAAGGCGGCCCCGCTGCGTGGCCAGCTCTCGGGCCTGTACCTGATCACGCCCGACCGGGCCGAACTGGAAGCGCTGACCGGCGAGCCGGACCCGGACCGGGCGGCCCGGCAGCTGCTGGAGCAGGGGGTGCAGCACGTGCTGCTCACGCAGGGGCGGGCCGGCAGCCGGCTGTACGTCCACGGGCAGCCGGCCCCCCTGCAGACCGGCGCCCCCGAGGCCCGGGTGCGCGACGTGACCGGCGCCGGCGACGCGCTGCTGGCGGGCCTTTGCGCGGGCCTGCTGCGGGGGCTGGCGCTGCCGGACGCGCTGCACCTGGGCCACCGCTGCGCCGCCCGGACGGTGGAAAGCGAGTACACTGTGCGGCCAGACCTCGGCTCTGTGGTGCGCTGA
- a CDS encoding pseudouridine-5'-phosphate glycosidase: MPLNPQLDYTPEVRDALELGRPVVALESTIISHGMPYPQNVQTAREVEALVRQHGATPATIAVLHGRIKVGLSPDELELLATDKAVQKISTRDLPVTVALGGHGATTVASTMRIAHLAGIRVFATGGTGGVHRGAERSMDVSADLTELSRSEVCVVSAGVKSILDIALTLEYLETQGVPVITLGADEFPAFYSRQSGHPSPLTVDTPEQAARVLRAKWELGLGGGVLLANPVPEASEIPAAEITPHIQQALSDMDALEITGKHTTPYLLGRIVEITGGRSLSTNIALVKHNAAVAAQVAEAYMAMGMN; the protein is encoded by the coding sequence ATGCCCCTGAACCCGCAGCTCGACTACACCCCTGAAGTGCGCGACGCCCTGGAGCTGGGCCGCCCGGTGGTGGCGCTGGAAAGTACCATCATCAGCCACGGCATGCCGTATCCGCAGAACGTGCAGACCGCCCGCGAGGTGGAGGCGCTGGTGCGGCAGCACGGCGCGACCCCCGCCACCATTGCGGTGCTGCACGGCCGCATCAAGGTGGGTCTCTCGCCGGACGAACTGGAACTGCTGGCCACCGACAAGGCCGTGCAGAAGATCAGCACCCGCGACCTGCCGGTCACGGTGGCGCTGGGCGGCCACGGGGCCACCACCGTCGCCAGCACTATGCGGATCGCCCATCTGGCCGGCATCCGGGTGTTCGCCACCGGCGGGACCGGTGGCGTGCACCGCGGCGCGGAGCGCAGCATGGACGTAAGCGCCGACCTGACCGAGCTGAGCCGAAGTGAGGTATGCGTGGTGAGCGCGGGGGTCAAGAGCATTCTGGACATCGCGCTGACGCTGGAGTATCTGGAGACGCAGGGCGTGCCGGTCATCACGCTGGGCGCGGACGAATTTCCGGCCTTCTACAGCCGCCAGAGCGGGCACCCCTCGCCGCTGACGGTGGACACGCCGGAGCAGGCGGCGCGGGTGCTGCGTGCCAAGTGGGAGCTGGGGCTGGGCGGCGGGGTGCTGCTGGCCAACCCGGTGCCGGAAGCCAGCGAGATTCCGGCGGCCGAGATCACCCCCCACATCCAGCAGGCCCTCTCAGACATGGACGCGCTGGAGATCACCGGCAAGCACACCACGCCGTACCTGCTGGGACGCATCGTGGAAATCACCGGTGGCCGCAGCCTGAGCACCAACATCGCGCTGGTCAAGCACAACGCGGCGGTGGCGGCCCAGGTGGCCGAAGCCTATATGGCCATGGGCATGAACTGA